From Cherax quadricarinatus isolate ZL_2023a chromosome 56, ASM3850222v1, whole genome shotgun sequence, a single genomic window includes:
- the LOC128700804 gene encoding macrophage mannose receptor 1-like isoform X2, translating to MRSGDVKCSSAKKVEECPLLLTTLSCAHHNNMITFPKMWITVALTLVCTPLFVNGFEGEQWSWVQQLRELIEDSEAANIVRQGCLEPYVAVGDQCLFFGTFAEINYEDARQMCHSLDGELAAVLTATHLKNIIDYINDNGLTDRTFWIDGSDQDSEGDWRTSSGLSIPMGTPFWKADGEYQEPNNVKNDENCLEMNNEYYFFMNDIGCSDQLSLICEQPPQDTATVAAVAEVQDCPSFFVSVGGLCLSFMTWVEESWEESRQACHGFSGELAAVTDIEQLRAIYLYLHQEGIAGHSFWLGGSDTAQEGVWLWTDGQRVPMGAPFWGYVKSYVLEPQGGRAENCLLLSYDGFHYFRDYSCSLLRTPLCMYAQ from the exons ATGCGTTCAGGTGATGTGAAGTGTTCTTCTGCCAAG AAAGTTGAAGAGTGTCCACTGCTGCTGACGACTCTGTCTTGtgcccaccacaacaacatgatcACCTTCCCTAAGATGTGGATAACTGTTGCTCTCACTCTTGTATGTACACCTCTCTTTG TGAACGGATTTGAGGGTGAGCAGTGGTCCTGGGTACAGCAGCTCAGAGAACTGATAGAAGATAGTGAAGCTGCGAACATCGTCCGTCAAGGATGTTTGGAACCTTACGTTGCCGTGGGCGACCAATGCCTCTTCTTCGGCACCTTCGCCGAGATTAACTACGAAGATGCTCGCCAAATGTGTCACTCACTGGACGGGGAACTGGCAGCTGTCCTGACAGCCACACACTTGAAGAACATAATTGACTACATTAATGACAATG GTCTGACTGACAGAACGTTTTGGATTGACGGGAGTGACCAAGACTCTGAGGGGGACTGGCGCACTTCCTCAGGTCTGTCTATACCCATGGGTACTCCATTCTGGAAAGCGGATGGTGAATACCAGGAGCCAAATAACGTTAAAAATGATGAAAATTGCTTGGAGATGAACAATGAAtattattttttcatgaatgataTTGGCTGCTCTGATCAGTTGTCGCTAATATGTGAACAACCACCACAAGATACTGcaa cagtagcagcagtggcagaggtGCAGGACTGTCCCTCCTTCTTTGTGAGTGTGGGCGGCCTCTGTCTCTCCTTCATGACGTGGGTGGAAGAGTCGTGGGAGGAGTCACGTCAGGCTTGTCATGGCTTCTCAGGGGAGCTGGCTGCTGTTACTGACATTGAACAACTGAGAGCTATATACCTGTACCTGCACCAGGAAG GGATCGCTGGTCATTCCTTCTGGCTGGGAGGCTCCGACACGGCCCAGGAGGGCGTCTGGTTGTGGACTGACGGTCAACGCGTCCCTATGG GGGCACCGTTCTGGGGCTACGTGAAGTCATATGTGTTGGAGCCACAAGGTGGAAGAGCTGAGAACTGTCTTCTGTTGAGCTATGACGGCTTCCACTACTTCCGTGACTATTCCTGTAGCCTGCTGAGGACCCCACTGTGTATGTATGCCCAGTAG
- the LOC128700804 gene encoding macrophage mannose receptor 1-like isoform X1 — protein sequence MRSGDVKCSSAKKVEECPLLLTTLSCAHHNNMITFPKMWITVALTLVCTPLFVNGFEGEQWSWVQQLRELIEDSEAANIVRQGCLEPYVAVGDQCLFFGTFAEINYEDARQMCHSLDGELAAVLTATHLKNIIDYINDNGLTDRTFWIDGSDQDSEGDWRTSSGLSIPMGTPFWKADGEYQEPNNVKNDENCLEMNNEYYFFMNDIGCSDQLSLICEQPPQDTANHNMTAVAAVAEVQDCPSFFVSVGGLCLSFMTWVEESWEESRQACHGFSGELAAVTDIEQLRAIYLYLHQEGIAGHSFWLGGSDTAQEGVWLWTDGQRVPMGAPFWGYVKSYVLEPQGGRAENCLLLSYDGFHYFRDYSCSLLRTPLCMYAQ from the exons ATGCGTTCAGGTGATGTGAAGTGTTCTTCTGCCAAG AAAGTTGAAGAGTGTCCACTGCTGCTGACGACTCTGTCTTGtgcccaccacaacaacatgatcACCTTCCCTAAGATGTGGATAACTGTTGCTCTCACTCTTGTATGTACACCTCTCTTTG TGAACGGATTTGAGGGTGAGCAGTGGTCCTGGGTACAGCAGCTCAGAGAACTGATAGAAGATAGTGAAGCTGCGAACATCGTCCGTCAAGGATGTTTGGAACCTTACGTTGCCGTGGGCGACCAATGCCTCTTCTTCGGCACCTTCGCCGAGATTAACTACGAAGATGCTCGCCAAATGTGTCACTCACTGGACGGGGAACTGGCAGCTGTCCTGACAGCCACACACTTGAAGAACATAATTGACTACATTAATGACAATG GTCTGACTGACAGAACGTTTTGGATTGACGGGAGTGACCAAGACTCTGAGGGGGACTGGCGCACTTCCTCAGGTCTGTCTATACCCATGGGTACTCCATTCTGGAAAGCGGATGGTGAATACCAGGAGCCAAATAACGTTAAAAATGATGAAAATTGCTTGGAGATGAACAATGAAtattattttttcatgaatgataTTGGCTGCTCTGATCAGTTGTCGCTAATATGTGAACAACCACCACAAGATACTGcaa ACCACAAcatgacagcagtagcagcagtggcagaggtGCAGGACTGTCCCTCCTTCTTTGTGAGTGTGGGCGGCCTCTGTCTCTCCTTCATGACGTGGGTGGAAGAGTCGTGGGAGGAGTCACGTCAGGCTTGTCATGGCTTCTCAGGGGAGCTGGCTGCTGTTACTGACATTGAACAACTGAGAGCTATATACCTGTACCTGCACCAGGAAG GGATCGCTGGTCATTCCTTCTGGCTGGGAGGCTCCGACACGGCCCAGGAGGGCGTCTGGTTGTGGACTGACGGTCAACGCGTCCCTATGG GGGCACCGTTCTGGGGCTACGTGAAGTCATATGTGTTGGAGCCACAAGGTGGAAGAGCTGAGAACTGTCTTCTGTTGAGCTATGACGGCTTCCACTACTTCCGTGACTATTCCTGTAGCCTGCTGAGGACCCCACTGTGTATGTATGCCCAGTAG